The sequence GTGATTGCTATGGTCAAGAGGGTTCACCTTTTCGACTGGCATAAGGAGCATGCCAAGAAGGTTGAAGAGTTTGCAGGCTGGGAGATGCCTATCTGGTATTCGAGCATAAAGGAGGAGCACCTCGCCGTCAGGAACGGCGTCGGAATATTCGACGTCTCCCACATGGGAGAGATTATCTTCCGCGGTAAGGACGCCCTTGAGTTCCTCCAGTACGTCACGACTAACGATATCTCAAAGCCGCCCGCGATAAGCGGAACGTACACGCTCGTCCTCAACGAGAGGGGCGCTGTAAAGGACGAGACCCTCGTCTTCAACATGGGAAACGACACCTACATGATGGTCTGCGACAGCGACGCCTTCGAGAAGCTCGATGCCTGGTTCAACGCCATAAAGCGTGGAATCGAGAAGTTCGGCGACATAGACCTTGAGATTGAGAACAAGACCTACGACATGGCCATGTTCTCGATACAGGGTCCCAAGGCAAGGGACCTCGCGAAGGAGCTCTTTGGCATAGACATCAACGACCTCTGGTGGTTCCAGGCAAAGGAAGTTGAACTCGACGGAATCAAGATGCTCCTCTCGAGGAGCGGCTACACCGGTGAGAACGGCTTTGAGGTATACTTCGAGGACGCCAACCCCTACCACCCCGACCCGGAGAAGAGGGGCGAGCCCGAAAAGGCCCTGCACGTCTGGGAGACGATTCTGGA is a genomic window of Thermococcus guaymasensis DSM 11113 containing:
- the gcvT gene encoding glycine cleavage system aminomethyltransferase GcvT — protein: MVKRVHLFDWHKEHAKKVEEFAGWEMPIWYSSIKEEHLAVRNGVGIFDVSHMGEIIFRGKDALEFLQYVTTNDISKPPAISGTYTLVLNERGAVKDETLVFNMGNDTYMMVCDSDAFEKLDAWFNAIKRGIEKFGDIDLEIENKTYDMAMFSIQGPKARDLAKELFGIDINDLWWFQAKEVELDGIKMLLSRSGYTGENGFEVYFEDANPYHPDPEKRGEPEKALHVWETILEAGEEYGIKPAGLGARDTLRLEAGYTLYGNETKELQLLSTDIDEVTPLQANLDFAIFWDKEFIGKEALLKQRERGLGRKMVHFKMVDKGIPRGGYKVLANGEVIGEVTSGTLSPLLGIGIGIAFVKEEYAKPGLEIEVEIRGKPKKAVTVTPPFYDPKKYGAFREE